TGATCAAAGAATTTACCAAATCCAAAGTCACTACACCCATGGTAGCCTCCGTGCGAAGGTAGGTGTCATCGGTAGCATCATCTGGTGTGCCATTGTCATCAAACTGGTGTTCGGTGGATACATATACGGCAGACCCTGTTTTGTCCCCATCGAACAACTTAATCCATCTTGGCGCAGAGCCTACATAGGGAGCAATGCTTACTTCAGTACCCGTTTGAGTGAAGTTTTGTCCACCTTCAACCGTGTATTTCGTGTAGTTTCCACCTGTATCACCAGCATAGCTGATGTTAAACATGGTGCTACCGTCTTCTGAAGACTGTAATCTGGCTGTTCGGTTAGATGGCACAATGAATCCATTGTCAAAAGGAGCTATAGATACCGTAGGGTCTTTGGCTTCTTCACTGCTTAGCGAGTAAATCAATGTCCCTCCGTTACCGTCACCAGGATTGTCTCCCATTCTTGCTGCCGCTACAGTGATCCATCTAGATTCAGTTGGTTCTGGTTCTGGATCAACGCCATTGTCGTCTGTAGTACAAGCTGTCGTTAGCCCAACTGTTAGCAGTGCAATGGAGCTCAACGTTTTATAATTCAAAAAGCTTCGTTTCATATGTAGATGTATTAATAGAGTTAAAATTTATTGATTCTGTAATTTATTTTTAGATAAAAGGCTCTACCTGGCTTTTGCACAGACAGGTTGTCGTATACGGGTTTGTCAAATATGTTTTTGATGTCAAAACTCGCCACAAGTTGGTTGCTTGGGAAGACATAACTCATCCCGAAATCTTGCGCCAATTGCATGGGGATTTTGAAAAAGTCATCTCCTACAGTATTGGCCCCTTGAGGTACCAAGTATGAAAATTCATCGGTAAAGTACATGGTGTAGAAAAGGTTTAGCCGCGCGTTTTTTTGGATTAAATCTTTTATCGAATAGCGCATACTGCCATTCATGGTAAAGAAGGGCGTATTGGGCACATCTATTTCTACACCTCTGTTGATTACTTTCAATTCGAAGTGAGAAACATTGAAATTGAGTCCAAAATTGTTGTTGTATTTGTACTCCAATTGTGCCTCTACTCCTTTGGATGTTCCATTGCCCTGGTTTTCGTACAAGATGGTTTCGTCGTTGACATTCAAAGATGTTTCAATAGGCAAACCAATTCTGTCTTTGATGTTTCTTGTAAAGAGATTGGTGGAAATCGTAAAGTCATGTCTGTTGATAGTAAATGTTCCAAACCTAAAGCCTAGATTATAGTTGTTGCTCAGCTCAGGTCTGATACTGGGGTTGGCGACTACATTGTCACCATCATCACCAAACACTTCACTTTCATTGGGCAACCTGATCGCTTTTTCTGCAGAGGTTAATAGTATGATATTTGGAAGGATGGCGTAGGAAATAGTTACACCATAGCCTTGGTCTTTTGTATGGGCACTTGTAACATCATCTTCTATTTCATGGGTGTCTTCATTAACCTCAGGGTCTATGTTTACCGTTTTTTGTTGGTAGTATTTTCCAAACACATTGGTTTTTAGCTTGTCATTAAAGGTATTGAATTCGTAGGTTGCTGAAATTATATTTTTATGCAGATCCCTTGTTCCTTTGAATGTGTTTTCCAAAACGGATCGTAAAGCATCACTATCTTCCCTGTCAATACCGCTGTATACATGGTTTAACAAAATTTTGTGATGGCTGTTGATGGTGTAGGACAATCCTGTTCTAATGGAAGCTACGTTTCTTTTTATTTTTGCCAAGGTAGGAGCCCCTTCTTGTTGAGAACCCCAAGTGTACTTGTATTCATCGCCTCTAAAATCAACGGCTCTTTCTCCATTCCAGCTATATGCCCAAGCGACTGTATCACTAAGGTTGCGATTTCGTTTGCCGTATAGGCCATGGGCATTTATGTCCAGACCTTTCACAAGAAAGTCTTTCTTTTGGTAAGTGAGGTTGGCCAGCATAGCGTCTGATTCCATGAATCGATCCTTATAGGGTGTAATGGTCATAAAAGCACCATGTTGGATCTCTTTGTAATCACTAGACCCTGTAAAGCCAATGAAAGCCTGGTCAGCCCATTTTACATTGGTATAGCCTATTTGTACCATTCCTCCAGTGGATCTATATGCATCATTAAATCTTTTGGCTGTGACGGGTGTTTGCACGCCACCTATGCCTGTGACTACCACGCTTCTGCCTGAAACCTCATAGTCATTGTCGGAGTAATTATAGAAAAGAGAGGCTTTGACGGTTAGTCCAGATTCTTCAAAACGGTACAAGCCATTGACACTGGCTTGGAAGGTGTTGAACGACCCGTAAGAAACCGAAGCGTTGAAATTGGTTTTGGTTTCTTTGTGCAGGACTATATTGATCGCACCACCCAAAGCATCGTCAGCCAAGTGTCCAGGAACTACGCCTTTATATACTTCAATATTCTTAATCATGGATGGCGGAATACTGTTGAGGTTGAATGAACTGCCATAGGTAGAGATGGGAATGCCATCGATAAAAATCCGCACTGCACTCCCGGACAATCCGTTGAGACTATAGCTAACATCAGAGCCTAAACCACCATTTTGGCGGATTTTAACACCCACGGTCGTGTTTAACAATTCGTTGGTTTGAATGTTTCTTAGACTAGCTTCTTTTGTTTCGATCACATTGACAGCAAATCCTTTTTCCTCTATGACTGTAGCTTCGGATTTTCCATAGACCACTACTTCGTCCATTTCCGTAGCATCCTCTTGCATCTGGATGTTGAGTTTGACCTTTTGATTGTCGGAGATGTGTTGTTGGATGATTTGCTTTTTGTACCCTAGTCCACTGATATGGAAAGCATGGGAGCCTGCTTTTAGACCTTCGATTAGGAAATTACCATCAATATCCGTTGCTGCACCTTTTGCTGTTGTTCCTACTCTTACACTCACTCCAGGTATTGGAATGTTGTTTTGGTCAACGACCGTGCCATGCAGTTTGCCGTTTTGAGCCCGAGCAGTATGCGAGGTGAGCCCTAGAGCCAGCATGGCTAGTATGAGGAGGAGATTGTTTTTCAATGGTTATTTAGACTTGTTAAAAATAACGAGCCGCAAACATACCTCGGAAGATTGCACTTGTCAATCACTACTAGTAGTGAAAAATTACTTAAGGATGTGGTTTTGGAGGGTGTATACCCATTTGACGGGAGGTATCAAGGTGTTTTTTCGAGGAAGGAGGGAGGAAGTGAAAAAGTAACAATGACTTTTTTGCCAGTCAATCCTTCGAAGAGAGGGACGAGGAGGTCTTGGGCATTTTCACGAGTCTGATCTAGGATGCCCATGTCCATGGCGGAGCGGCGAATGCTCGATTCGGCTTCTTGGTAGAGTCGTTCCATAAACAGTGCACGGTCTGCGCTATTCATGTAGTCGATTTGCAAGTCATATATACGAGATTTTTCTAGGTCGATTTTGAAATGACAAAGTTCTGGGGTCGGCAGTTTGATGTAGAGTGTGTCATCGAGGAGGGTGATTTGTTTTTTGGTGATTTTGGACAAGTCGATGCAGCCCACTGCAATGCCGCGACTGATGAGGACTGCCTTGGAGTCGGGGACGGGTTTGTATTTGAAGAGCTTGAGGTCGATGTAGTCTGCTACTTGTTTGATCTCTGTGATTTCTTGGAAATTGTATTTGACCAATTCTAGTTTGCCGATCTGTTCGGAGCGTGTCAAGATGCTGGATTGATGAATCTCTTGAGGTGTGCTGTGGTCGGAGGTGAAGAATTTTTCGTCGACCCACATCCATGAAATGACGCCAACGAGTAGTAGCCAAGGCAAGACAAGGAGTATGCTGCGCAATAGTTTGATCATGGCTTCAAATTAGGTATTATTCTCGAATAACGGGCCATTGGAACAGCAGCGACTCTCTGGTCAGTTTGTATTTCGGATCAGTCTGTATTTCTGGGGGTCAATAAGTCATAATTAATTTTCTTTGCTAGAAAAAAGCATTGGAAAAGGAGTTATTGAGTCTATTATTACCTGAGGGTATGTTGGATTATTTCGAAGTAGTGTCCATGAGGCTAAAGGACAAAACGTATTTCATTTATTTGGAAGAGAAGAATATCCACCCTCAGCAGTTCAAAGGAGATAAATTGACCTCCAAAGGATTCTTTGATGAGGTTTCCATTCAAGATTTTCCTCTTCGCGGCAAGCCCTGCTATCTTAAGATCAAGCGTAGGAAGTGGCTCAATGAGGATACTGGCAAAAATGTAAGCAGGGATTGGAAAATGGTAGCAACAGGTACGCGGATGACAGAGGAATTCGCGCTTTTTTTAAAACGGAACTCCTGGATTCCAAGCCTATAAGCTGCAAGCTGGTTGCCGATCTATTTCATCTCAATAGTAAACAACTCGAACACCAATATGTCTTCTGTTTGAGCAATTTCATGCAATGGTCTCAACGGGAGCACGCTTCTGATTGGATATTGTTCCCCGAAAACATGGGCACTCATTTAAGTATTGATGAGACTGCTCTCTCACAAGGAGAGCTTTATACAATTGTGACCAATAAAGCAGCAAAAGGAAGGAAAGGTAGCTTAGTTGCTTTGGTCAAAGGAACTGATAGTGAGCAAGTAAACGCGGTATTGAAGCAAGTTGACAGTACTTTAAGGCGCAAAGTCCAAGAAGTCACACTGGATATGGCTGCTAGCATGGAAAAAATAGTTAGACGCAGCTTTCCAAAAGCCCAGTTAGTAACAGACCGCTTTCATGTTCAAAAATTGGCCTATGATGCGGTACAAGAAATGCGCATTGCTTACAGATGGGAAGCCATCGATCAGGAAAATAAAGAAATTGAATTGAGTCGTGAAGCAGGTAAGTCTTATGTTGCCCATCGACTCGAAAATGGCGATACAGAGAAGCAGCTTTTGGCTAGAAGCAGGTACTTGCTTTTCAAAAGCGAACACAACTGGACTGTCTCACAAGTCCACCGTGCAGAGATACTCTTCAAACGCTATCCTTCACTGGAAAAAGCCTACAAACTCTCAAGAGAACTCGCTTACATTTATCAAAGTAGCAACCTCAAAGGAGTTGCATTCACTCGTTTGGCACAGTGGTATGACAAGGTAGAAAAGGCAGGCTTCAAGTCCTTCAACACAGTGGCCAGAACAATACAAAACCACTATCAGAGTATTCTCAATTTCTTTGATCATCGAAGTACCAATGCGTCAGCAGAATCTTTCAATGCCAAGATCAAGGCCTTTAGATCTCAATTCAGAGGTGTTCAAAACGTAGAATTTTTCCTCTACAGACTATCTAAAATTTATGCGTGATTTTTTCAATCCCCCAAGTTTACAGACTGATCCTAAGAAACAATGTCGAACAATGAATCATACATGACGAAGTGATCTTGGATCAGCCTCCAAGAAATTCGGGGGCCGAGTGAAAAGTCTGTATAGGTAGAGGCGAAACGAAAAAAGCCACTCGTATGAGTGGCTTCTGAAGTAGTCCGTAGGGGAATCGAACCCCTGTTACCAGGATGAAAACCTGGCGTCCTAACCCCTAGACGAACGGACCATTACTCGCATAAAAAGAGCGGCATTTGAAAACCGCTTTTTGTAGTCCGTAGGGGAATCGAACCCCTGTTACCAGGATGAAAACCTGGCGTCCTAACCCCTAGACGAACGGACCATTTTGTAATGGACTGCAAAGATAGATTTCCTTTTCTATTTTGCAAATGTGGGTTTTAACTTTTTTAAATATTCTGTAATTTTTTTTCAATCCACCGCTCTGTACTAAGTTTAAACCATGAACTTGATTGAAGTCAATACTCCTGTTTTGGAAAAGGAATTTATGCTCTATCCGGTGGAGCTGTACCGAGACAATCCTTTTTGGATTAGGCCTTTGGACAAGGATATGCGCTGGGTGTTTGATCGTCAAAAAAACCCAACTTTTGCGCATGGAGAGTGTGTGCGCTGGGTGCTGCAAGAGGAGGGAGAGACGATTGGACGTATTGCGGCATTTGTCAACAACAAGACGGCCACCAAAGACAATGACCAGCCTACAGGCGGTTGTGGATTCTTTGAGTGTATCAATGACCAGCAGGCTGCCAACATGCTTTTTGGCGCAGCGAAGGCCTGGCTGACCGAGATAGGTATGGAGGCTATGGATGGACCGATCAATTTCGGTGATCGAGACAAATGGTGGGGATTGCTCGTCGATGGGTACGATATAGAACCCAATTACCAGTGCAATTATCAATTGCCCTATTATCGTGAGTTGTTTGAGGGGTATGGTTTTGAGGTGTATTTCAAGCAGTTTACGTTCATTCGCAATACATTTGATCCCTTCCATCCCAGGATACAGCACAAGGCAGACATCTTGAATCAAGATCCTGATTATCGCTTCGAGCATTTGCGAATCAAGCACTTGGGCAAGTATGCGGAGGATTTTAGACGGGTATACAACCAAGCTTGGGCGCATCACGATGGTGTGGTAGAGATGACTCGTGAAGAATCTGCGGCGATCATGAAACAGATGAAACCTATCTTGGATGAGAAGATCATTTGGTTTGCTTACTATAAGGAGGAGCCAGTGGCCTTTTATGTCAATCTCCCAGAGGTGAACCAGATTTTCAAGCATGTCAATGGTAAACTCAACTGGTTAGGTAAACTCAAGTTCGTTTGGCACAAGATGCGGAAGACCAACAAAAAGATGCTTGGGTTAGTGTTTGGCGTAGTGCCTGCTCATCAGGGCAAAGGTCTGGACGGTGCACTCGTCATGGCGACTGCCAAGATGGTGCAGCAGGATTACAAACGGTATCCGGTTTTGGAGATGAACTGGATCGGAGATTTCAATCGCAAGATGATACTGGTGGTTAAGCAGATTGGGGGCGATATTGGCAAAACACACCATACGTACCGCTATCTTTTCGATAGAAATAAGCCGTTTGAGCGTATGCCTATCAAATAGTAGGATAGGATTGTAATAAACCGCGACAGTCCTACCACTAACTCCATGAATTGAAAAATTGAATGAAGTCGGATTTCCAGCCTTTTTTGAACGAGCACCATAGGATCATAGCCAAAGTCTGTCGAATCTATACCGATACGTCCGAGGATTTCAATGATTATTACCAAGAGTGTGTGATTCAACTTTGGAGGTCTTTCGATTCGTTTCGGGGTGCGTCCAAACTTTCGACTTGGGTATATCGTGTCTGTCTCAATGTATGCCTGTCACAATTGCGCATCAAGAAAAAGGTAGTCGTCGAGACCCGCGAATTTGTACCCGAGCAGATAGAGGAGAAGGATACCGTTGAAGAGGAGCAACTCAGCATGCTTTATACAGCGATCAAACTTCTCAAAGAATCAGATCGCGCAATTATTCTTCTGTATTTGGAGGAGAAGAGTTACAAAGAAATGGCCGAGATTCTCGGTATCACAGTGACCAATGTAGGGGCCAAAGTAAACCGTGTGAAAAACCAATTAAAGCAGATTATCGATGGAAGAACTGGATATTAAGCAAATTTGGAAAAAAGGAAATGAGACCGAAGAGGCGGGGTATTCTGTGGAGGCTATTGAGTCTATTATTCGTCAGCGCCCTCAAAACATCATCTCTCGGTTTGTCAAAAACCTCCGCATCGAGAAGTGGCTCAACCTGGTTGTGCTCACTGCGGTGTGTATTTATTTAGGCTACACTCAGATGTGGGTGATGGCTGCTATTATGCTCACCTTCAACTTGCTTTTCTTTTTCTATTATCGAGCACTGATTCGTGAGTTGGATCAAAAAATCATCGATCAAGATGTCGTGCGCTACCTCAATGAGGTACATAAGAGTATTTGTCGCTTTTTTAAGCACTTCAAAATTACTCTGGTTGTGGTAGGGATGGCTGCTTTTGCTTTTGGGTTCTACATCGGTTATACCCAAAACGATAAGTATACTTCTGTTTTTGTCGAAGACAACTGGTGGAAGTGGGCGTGGGGAGCAGTAGTGATCGTCTCGAGTATGGTGTTTGCCTATTTCATGTTTCAGCACATGTATGGCAAAAAGGGCCGCCAAATCAAAGAAATGGTCGAGTCCCTCAACCGAGACGAAGTGGAGGGTTAAGTGAGGGTTTGGTCTTTGGCAACTTTGATGATGTCGTTGTAAGATATGCCCATATGGGAGTTGTCGTATACTGCTTTGCCCTGCGATATGACTATGATCTGTGGAGATTGGTGCATCACTCCGAGTTGTTCGGCGATGGCATTGGATACATCTCTGTGAGCGATCAAGTCAAGGTAGTAGGGAGTCAATGGGGTTGCTTCTTCCTCGTTCCAAGCACGCTCGATACGGTTGAGTGCCATGCTGCTGATACTGCATCGTGTGCTGTGCTTCATGATCATCACAGGATGAGTGTGTGATGCAGCGATGAGTTCGGAGAGTTGATCGGTAGAGGAGAGTGTTTTCCAGTTCATGTTTCAATTATTCCAAATGTCCTTTTCGTCCTTATCAAACTTAGCCTTATTGACTTTGTCCTTAACTGCGTCGGGTTGTGTTTGGTTCCCAAACATGCGGACCCAAGCGACATTTATTTTCCGTTTGGATTCTCGGACCGTGTGATTACTGTCATTTTTGGCAGAGAGATAGCGTGCACTCGGGTGTAGGTCATCCGGCTTTTTTTGATGTTTGACTTTGACGGTATAGTTCGCAATTTGATAGTTGGGGGACTCTCGTAGTGTTCGGTTGCTATATTTTTGATAGCTCCGGATGTTTTGGTTGTGCTTGGCGATGTTTTGCGATCGAGTGGGTACAGGGGTTACCTTGGGGCCTTCATAGTCTTGTTCAAATTGCTTCTTGTATTTCGCTTTGTCGATCATGACATTGATTGATGAGAGAAATCCAATTTTGTAATTGCTCGCGGGGTCTTTGACGTAGGATGGAGGTATAGAATATCTCGGTCGTACTTTATGCACGCCGACGTCTCCCGCGTTGTTTCGTGTATAGCGGGGTCTGACCCTTGAGTGATGTCCCATTTCTCCAGCATTTTCTTTGGAGAAGCGAGGCTTGATTTTTTTGTCTTCGCCAAATTGTCCTGCATTGGTCTGACTGAATCTTGGATTGACGTTCCATTTATGTCCCACTTGTCCTGCATTCTCTTGTGTAAAGCGAGGACTTTCCTGTTTTTTCTGTGGGTAGCTTCCCGCTTTGTCTTGAGTGAATCTTGGGTTGACGTTCCATTTGTGCCCCACTTGTCCTGCATTCTCTTGCGAAAACCTAGGAGAAATCTTGGTCTTCTTACCCGAACGGCCAGGCTCTGCCTGAGAAAACCTCGGGTTGACCTTCCATTTGTGACCAACCTGCCCAGCCATTTCTTGGCTGTATCGAGGGTTGATTTTTTGTTTTTTGCCTGATCTGCCTGGTTGAGCTTGGGAGAAGCGAGGGTTGACGTTGACTTTGTGGCCCGCTTGTCCAGCATTGTTTTGCGAAAAGCGCGGGGAGACTTTTGTCACTCGTCCTGATCTGCCTGGATTGCTTTGGCTGTATCGTGGGGAAACTTTGGTTTTGTGGCCCGCTTGCCCAGCGTTGTTTTGCGAATAGCGGGGGTGTACGGAGTACTTGGATTTGGATCGCGAGGGTTGGCTGTATTTTGGATTGATGCGGGTGGGTTTGTTGGAGCCAGCCATGTTGGTGCTGGTTCTTGTTTTTGGTGCTTTGGCGACCGATGGCTTACCTTTTCCGGAGGATTTTTTGATGTGTTTTTTGAAAGGAGAAAATCCCTGACGCTTGCTTTTTGCTGTTTTGAGTTTGTTTCGGTCCTCGAGCAACTGGGCATAACTCACCTCTGTGGATAGCATGACTATCATCAATCCTATGCCCAACAAGAGGAAATTGCGTTTATTCATAAATATTACACCCTATAACAGAACGGAAAGTTAGTAAATTATTTTAACCCTACTGGGAAAAAATAGGACTCTGCTGACCTATGTCGTCCAGATGTAGCGGAATGTCAGTACCGGTGAAGATCAAGTAGCTTTTGTTTGAGACGAAGTTTGGGTAGATAGTTGTCCTCTAGTGGCTTTGCAAAGGGTACGGGTGTGTCGAGGCTTGCTTCGCGCATCACGGGCGCATCCAATGACTCGAAACAATGCTCGCTGATCCATGCGGCGATTTCCGCGCCTATTCCTCCTGTCAAGGTGTCTTCATGGAGGATGAGTACTTTGTTGGTCTTGTTGACCGAAATCCGTACGGTCTCTTGGTCCCATGGGAGCAGGGTGCGTAGGTCTACGATCTCCGCGTCAATGGTCTCTAACTCTGTCAAAGTGTCGATGGCCCAGTGTACACCCATGCCGTACGTGATGACGGTGAGATCTTCGCCGCGCGTCACGTAGCGTGCTTTTCCTACCTCTACAGTGTAGTAGTCTTGAGGTACGTTTTGTGTCTGCGAGCGATAGAGTGCCTTGTGTTCAAAATAGAGATAGGGGTTTGGATCCTCTATCGCTGCATGGAGGAGCCCTTTGGCGTCATACGGCGTAGAGGGGTAGACGATTTTGAGTCCAGGTGTATGGAAAAACCAGGACTCGTTGGATTGAGAGTGGAAAGGCCCCGCACCGACACCTGCGCCTGTGGGCATGCGGATGACTACATCGGCAGGTTGGTCCCAGCGGTAGTGACTCTTGGCGAGGTTGTTGACGATCTGATTGAACCCACAGGTGACGAAATCAGCAAATTGCATCTCGACAATGGCTTTCATTCCTTGTATGGATAGTCCAAGAGCTGATCCGATCACTGCCGATTCAGAGATGGGGGTATTGCGAATGCGTTCTTTACCAAATCGCTCAGCAAATCCTTCTGTGACCTTAAATACCCCACCATATTCGGCGATATCTTGCCCCATGAGCACGAGCTCTGGGTGACGCTCTAGGGCTTGTTCTAATCCTTCGGAAAGCGCATCTACGAAACGGAGCGTGTTTTTTCGTCTGGATTTGGGTAGGGTGATTTTTTGTTTGTAAGGAGCGTAGAGGTCTTGCTCTTCTACTTTTGTGTCGGCTGTGACGGGTGCTTCGGCGTTGCTTTGTTGTAGCGCGAGGGTGATTTTGTCGTTGAGTTCCGTTTTGATTTCTTCGACCTGTTTTGCAGTCATCAGGCCTTGTCCCAGCAAAAAACTTTCATAGTTATCGATGGGGTCTTTGGAGGTCCATTTGTCGATGAGTCCTTTGGGGTAGTATTTTGTTCCACTTGCTTCTTCGTGTCCTCGGATTCTAAAGGTCATGCATTCGACCAAGATGGGCTGAGATTGATGACGTGCGGTCTTTGCGGCTTCCTCGATGGTGTGGTAGACCTCAAGTAGGTTGTTGCCATCGACTTGTCTAGTCTGTATCCCATAGCCAGGGCCTTTGAGTGTGAAGGAGTC
The DNA window shown above is from Reichenbachiella sp. 5M10 and carries:
- a CDS encoding TonB-dependent receptor domain-containing protein: MKNNLLLILAMLALGLTSHTARAQNGKLHGTVVDQNNIPIPGVSVRVGTTAKGAATDIDGNFLIEGLKAGSHAFHISGLGYKKQIIQQHISDNQKVKLNIQMQEDATEMDEVVVYGKSEATVIEEKGFAVNVIETKEASLRNIQTNELLNTTVGVKIRQNGGLGSDVSYSLNGLSGSAVRIFIDGIPISTYGSSFNLNSIPPSMIKNIEVYKGVVPGHLADDALGGAINIVLHKETKTNFNASVSYGSFNTFQASVNGLYRFEESGLTVKASLFYNYSDNDYEVSGRSVVVTGIGGVQTPVTAKRFNDAYRSTGGMVQIGYTNVKWADQAFIGFTGSSDYKEIQHGAFMTITPYKDRFMESDAMLANLTYQKKDFLVKGLDINAHGLYGKRNRNLSDTVAWAYSWNGERAVDFRGDEYKYTWGSQQEGAPTLAKIKRNVASIRTGLSYTINSHHKILLNHVYSGIDREDSDALRSVLENTFKGTRDLHKNIISATYEFNTFNDKLKTNVFGKYYQQKTVNIDPEVNEDTHEIEDDVTSAHTKDQGYGVTISYAILPNIILLTSAEKAIRLPNESEVFGDDGDNVVANPSIRPELSNNYNLGFRFGTFTINRHDFTISTNLFTRNIKDRIGLPIETSLNVNDETILYENQGNGTSKGVEAQLEYKYNNNFGLNFNVSHFELKVINRGVEIDVPNTPFFTMNGSMRYSIKDLIQKNARLNLFYTMYFTDEFSYLVPQGANTVGDDFFKIPMQLAQDFGMSYVFPSNQLVASFDIKNIFDKPVYDNLSVQKPGRAFYLKINYRINKF
- a CDS encoding DUF4230 domain-containing protein, which encodes MIKLLRSILLVLPWLLLVGVISWMWVDEKFFTSDHSTPQEIHQSSILTRSEQIGKLELVKYNFQEITEIKQVADYIDLKLFKYKPVPDSKAVLISRGIAVGCIDLSKITKKQITLLDDTLYIKLPTPELCHFKIDLEKSRIYDLQIDYMNSADRALFMERLYQEAESSIRRSAMDMGILDQTRENAQDLLVPLFEGLTGKKVIVTFSLPPSFLEKTP
- a CDS encoding transposase; the encoded protein is MSLLLPEGMLDYFEVVSMRLKDKTYFIYLEEKNIHPQQFKGDKLTSKGFFDEVSIQDFPLRGKPCYLKIKRRKWLNEDTGKNVSRDWKMVATGTRMTEEFALFLKRNSWIPSL
- a CDS encoding transposase, whose product is MQWSQREHASDWILFPENMGTHLSIDETALSQGELYTIVTNKAAKGRKGSLVALVKGTDSEQVNAVLKQVDSTLRRKVQEVTLDMAASMEKIVRRSFPKAQLVTDRFHVQKLAYDAVQEMRIAYRWEAIDQENKEIELSREAGKSYVAHRLENGDTEKQLLARSRYLLFKSEHNWTVSQVHRAEILFKRYPSLEKAYKLSRELAYIYQSSNLKGVAFTRLAQWYDKVEKAGFKSFNTVARTIQNHYQSILNFFDHRSTNASAESFNAKIKAFRSQFRGVQNVEFFLYRLSKIYA
- a CDS encoding RNA polymerase sigma factor — its product is MKSDFQPFLNEHHRIIAKVCRIYTDTSEDFNDYYQECVIQLWRSFDSFRGASKLSTWVYRVCLNVCLSQLRIKKKVVVETREFVPEQIEEKDTVEEEQLSMLYTAIKLLKESDRAIILLYLEEKSYKEMAEILGITVTNVGAKVNRVKNQLKQIIDGRTGY
- the ytxJ gene encoding bacillithiol system redox-active protein YtxJ, which gives rise to MNWKTLSSTDQLSELIAASHTHPVMIMKHSTRCSISSMALNRIERAWNEEEATPLTPYYLDLIAHRDVSNAIAEQLGVMHQSPQIIVISQGKAVYDNSHMGISYNDIIKVAKDQTLT
- a CDS encoding thiamine pyrophosphate-dependent enzyme, which translates into the protein MKFDTKDLSSADLLAFYRALLLPRLIEEKMLILLRQGKISKWFSGYGQEAISVGATLAMQSDEYILPMHRNLGIFTTREVPLDRLFAQFQGKSSGFTKGRDRSFHFGSQAHHLVGMISHLGPQMGVADGIALAHKLRNQQKATLVITGDGGASEGDFHEAVNLAAVWQLPVIFLIENNCWGLSTPSHEQFNFDSFTLKGPGYGIQTRQVDGNNLLEVYHTIEEAAKTARHQSQPILVECMTFRIRGHEEASGTKYYPKGLIDKWTSKDPIDNYESFLLGQGLMTAKQVEEIKTELNDKITLALQQSNAEAPVTADTKVEEQDLYAPYKQKITLPKSRRKNTLRFVDALSEGLEQALERHPELVLMGQDIAEYGGVFKVTEGFAERFGKERIRNTPISESAVIGSALGLSIQGMKAIVEMQFADFVTCGFNQIVNNLAKSHYRWDQPADVVIRMPTGAGVGAGPFHSQSNESWFFHTPGLKIVYPSTPYDAKGLLHAAIEDPNPYLYFEHKALYRSQTQNVPQDYYTVEVGKARYVTRGEDLTVITYGMGVHWAIDTLTELETIDAEIVDLRTLLPWDQETVRISVNKTNKVLILHEDTLTGGIGAEIAAWISEHCFESLDAPVMREASLDTPVPFAKPLEDNYLPKLRLKQKLLDLHRY